From one Nocardioides scoriae genomic stretch:
- a CDS encoding type IV toxin-antitoxin system AbiEi family antitoxin domain-containing protein encodes MDAPLDLSPLVSRVPLDRPFTRAAALAAGLDRRSLERALDQGVVRRLLRGVYVVATVPDDRGLRAHALALVQGPGAVAVGRTAAWVHGVEVGEFDASGRVPVEVVPGHRVPAADRLELEGARVTTPLRTALDLGRRAPAPLALAAMDRMLRTGDLGHVALLAGLAGAGSTPGVVQLRRLAVQVDDRAASAAESVLRLGWHEARLPTAVPGLPAATWTRLVRLALGVADRQFGAVLASQVARGEVTPEDLEDLHGRGWRVVVLPDGRVLRGEPELWRRHLEREFHQQLLDQVG; translated from the coding sequence ATGGACGCCCCCCTCGACCTGAGCCCGCTCGTCTCCCGGGTGCCGCTCGACCGTCCCTTCACCCGGGCCGCCGCGCTGGCCGCCGGGCTCGACCGCCGCTCGCTCGAGCGCGCGCTGGACCAGGGCGTCGTGCGCCGGCTGCTGCGCGGGGTCTACGTCGTCGCCACCGTCCCCGACGACCGGGGGCTGCGCGCCCACGCCCTGGCGCTCGTGCAGGGGCCGGGGGCCGTGGCGGTGGGCCGCACCGCGGCCTGGGTGCACGGCGTCGAGGTGGGCGAGTTCGACGCCTCGGGCCGGGTGCCGGTGGAGGTGGTCCCCGGCCACCGGGTCCCGGCGGCCGACCGGCTCGAGCTCGAGGGTGCCCGGGTCACCACGCCGCTGCGCACCGCCCTCGACCTGGGCCGCCGGGCGCCGGCGCCGCTCGCCCTGGCCGCGATGGACCGGATGCTGCGCACCGGCGACCTGGGCCACGTGGCGCTGCTCGCCGGGCTGGCCGGGGCGGGCAGCACGCCGGGCGTGGTGCAGCTGCGGCGGCTGGCCGTCCAGGTCGACGACCGCGCCGCCTCGGCGGCCGAGTCCGTGCTCCGGCTCGGCTGGCACGAGGCGCGACTGCCCACGGCGGTGCCGGGGCTGCCGGCCGCCACCTGGACCCGCCTGGTCCGGCTCGCCCTCGGGGTCGCCGACCGCCAGTTCGGCGCGGTGCTGGCCTCCCAGGTGGCGCGCGGCGAGGTCACCCCCGAGGACCTGGAGGACCTCCACGGCCGTGGGTGGCGGGTGGTCGTGCTGCCCGACGGCCGGGTGCTGCGCGGCGAGCCCGAGCTGTGGCGCCGCCACCTCGAGCGCGAGTTCCACCAGCAGCTGCTCGACCAGGTGGGCTGA
- a CDS encoding flavin reductase family protein, whose product MSRGEVDGTEDDDFELQLGDHTPVPHDPGAAPRARRFREVLGHFATGVTVVTSVVDGEPVGMTCQAFASVSLEPPLVMFCASRSSQSWARIRTSGRFCVNVLDADQEELSRVMASRGHRFAGVDWRPAATGAPVVAGVAAYVDCLLEEVHPTGDHDVVIGRVQELGSREDAEPLVFHRGGYRHLG is encoded by the coding sequence GTGAGCCGGGGCGAGGTGGACGGCACCGAGGACGACGACTTCGAGCTCCAGCTCGGCGACCACACCCCGGTGCCGCACGACCCGGGGGCCGCGCCGCGCGCCCGGCGGTTCCGCGAGGTGCTCGGCCACTTCGCGACCGGTGTCACCGTGGTGACGTCGGTGGTCGACGGCGAGCCGGTGGGGATGACCTGCCAGGCCTTCGCCAGCGTCTCCCTCGAGCCCCCGCTGGTGATGTTCTGCGCCTCGCGCAGCTCGCAGAGCTGGGCCCGGATCCGGACCTCGGGACGGTTCTGCGTCAACGTGCTCGACGCCGACCAGGAGGAGCTGTCGCGGGTGATGGCCAGCCGCGGGCACCGCTTCGCGGGCGTCGACTGGCGTCCCGCGGCGACCGGTGCCCCCGTGGTGGCGGGCGTCGCGGCGTACGTCGACTGCCTGCTGGAGGAGGTGCACCCCACCGGCGACCACGACGTCGTCATCGGCCGGGTGCAGGAGCTCGGCTCGCGGGAGGACGCCGAGCCGCTGGTCTTCCACCGGGGTGGCTACCGCCACCTCGGCTGA
- a CDS encoding HpcH/HpaI aldolase/citrate lyase family protein yields MAAADEQFRPRRSVLYMPSSNARALEKAKSLPCDGLILDLEDAVAPDAKADAREAACAAAASGDYGRREVTIRVNGADTAWHDDDLRAASQAGPAAIVVPKVASAEAVHALVDALERHGAPDHTTLWAMLETPRAMLHAEEIAGASERLSVLVMGTNDLVKELYAEHVPGRAPLLTGLSLALLAARSTGKAVLDGVYNDVKDTDGFLAECRQGREMGFDGKTLIHPGQVEGANAAFAPSEEAVEQARGILQAWEDGRGSGVVTYQGKMVENLHVESAQRTLTMHEAIAALD; encoded by the coding sequence ATGGCCGCCGCCGACGAGCAGTTCCGGCCGCGCCGCTCGGTGCTCTACATGCCCTCCTCCAACGCCCGGGCGCTGGAGAAGGCGAAGTCGCTGCCCTGCGACGGCCTCATCCTCGACCTCGAGGACGCCGTCGCGCCCGACGCCAAGGCCGACGCCCGCGAGGCTGCGTGCGCCGCGGCCGCCTCCGGCGACTACGGCCGCCGCGAGGTGACCATCCGGGTCAACGGCGCCGACACCGCGTGGCACGACGACGACCTGCGGGCCGCCAGCCAGGCCGGTCCCGCCGCCATCGTGGTGCCCAAGGTCGCCTCGGCCGAGGCGGTCCACGCCCTCGTCGATGCCCTCGAGCGCCACGGGGCGCCCGACCACACCACGCTGTGGGCGATGCTCGAGACGCCCCGCGCGATGCTCCACGCCGAGGAGATCGCCGGCGCCTCCGAGCGGCTCAGCGTGCTCGTCATGGGCACCAACGACCTGGTCAAGGAGCTGTACGCCGAGCACGTCCCCGGCCGCGCCCCGCTGCTCACCGGGCTGTCGCTGGCCCTGCTCGCGGCGCGGTCCACCGGCAAGGCGGTCCTCGACGGCGTCTACAACGACGTCAAGGACACCGACGGGTTCCTCGCCGAGTGCCGCCAGGGCCGCGAGATGGGCTTCGACGGCAAGACCCTCATCCACCCCGGGCAGGTCGAGGGCGCCAACGCGGCCTTCGCCCCCAGCGAGGAGGCCGTCGAGCAGGCCCGCGGCATCCTGCAGGCCTGGGAGGACGGTCGCGGCTCCGGCGTGGTCACCTACCAGGGCAAGATGGTCGAGAACCTCCACGTCGAGTCCGCCCAGCGCACCCTGACGATGCACGAGGCCATCGCCGCGCTCGACTGA
- a CDS encoding helix-turn-helix transcriptional regulator — translation MGEPGPDVPLRVALVNDYEIVVAGLEHMLEPFADRVVVVELDSQRPVATPVDVMLFDAFTRERVVGPVADLLQRSPAPVVLYTWHLDADLVQECLDLGVAGCVSKTATAQDLVDALEKVAAGSVVVSPRPEEDDAPISAGDWPGRGMGLSARESEVIALIAQGLSNQEVAARAYLSINSVKTYIRSAYRKIGVQRRSQAVLWAVQHGFTPDVSRTVLDPPRS, via the coding sequence ATGGGTGAACCCGGTCCTGACGTGCCGCTGCGCGTCGCGCTCGTCAACGACTACGAGATCGTGGTGGCGGGTCTTGAGCACATGCTCGAGCCGTTCGCCGACCGCGTGGTGGTCGTCGAGCTCGACAGCCAGCGCCCGGTGGCGACGCCGGTCGACGTGATGCTCTTCGACGCGTTCACCCGCGAGCGCGTGGTCGGCCCCGTCGCCGACCTGCTGCAGCGCAGCCCCGCCCCGGTCGTGCTCTACACCTGGCACCTCGACGCCGACCTGGTCCAGGAGTGCCTCGACCTCGGCGTCGCCGGCTGCGTCTCGAAGACCGCCACCGCGCAGGACCTCGTCGACGCGCTGGAGAAGGTCGCCGCCGGCTCGGTGGTGGTCAGCCCCCGCCCCGAGGAGGACGACGCGCCCATCAGCGCGGGCGACTGGCCCGGCCGCGGCATGGGCCTCTCGGCCCGCGAGTCGGAGGTGATCGCGCTGATCGCCCAGGGCCTGTCCAACCAGGAGGTCGCGGCGCGCGCCTACCTGTCGATCAACTCGGTCAAGACCTACATCCGCTCGGCCTACCGCAAGATCGGCGTGCAGCGCCGCAGCCAGGCGGTGCTGTGGGCGGTGCAGCA
- a CDS encoding dienelactone hydrolase family protein, producing the protein MSLLDRWTRGEHTADGTTHPTYRQGQGPGVVVVHEIPGLTDKVLAFGQEVVDAGFTVVLPELFGEAGRPMSPAYAARSLGRVCVSREFTTLATGETTPVAGWLRSLARELHAELGGPGVGALGMCFTGGFALAMMVDPVVAAPVLAQPSVPFPVGRRRSADLNLSPADLATVRQRAAGGCQVLGLRYRQDVAVGRRFETLTRELGDAFLRVEFEGRQHSTLTEHRQQEGVDRVLAFFEEKLRA; encoded by the coding sequence ATGAGCCTCCTGGACCGCTGGACCCGCGGCGAGCACACCGCCGACGGCACGACCCATCCCACCTACCGGCAGGGCCAGGGCCCCGGCGTCGTGGTGGTGCACGAGATCCCGGGGCTGACCGACAAGGTGCTGGCCTTCGGCCAGGAGGTCGTCGACGCGGGCTTCACCGTGGTGCTGCCCGAGCTGTTCGGCGAGGCCGGGCGGCCGATGTCGCCGGCGTACGCCGCCCGCAGCCTGGGCCGGGTCTGCGTCAGCCGGGAGTTCACCACGCTGGCCACCGGCGAGACCACCCCCGTCGCGGGGTGGCTGCGCAGCCTCGCCCGCGAGCTGCACGCCGAGCTGGGCGGCCCCGGCGTCGGCGCGCTCGGGATGTGCTTCACCGGCGGCTTCGCGCTGGCCATGATGGTCGACCCGGTGGTCGCCGCCCCGGTGCTGGCCCAGCCCTCGGTGCCCTTCCCCGTGGGTCGCCGCCGCTCCGCCGACCTCAACCTCTCGCCCGCCGACCTCGCGACCGTCCGGCAGAGGGCGGCCGGGGGGTGCCAGGTGCTGGGGCTGCGCTACCGCCAGGACGTCGCGGTCGGCCGCCGGTTCGAGACCCTGACGCGCGAGCTCGGCGACGCGTTCCTGCGCGTCGAGTTCGAGGGACGCCAGCACTCCACCCTCACCGAGCACCGCCAGCAGGAGGGCGTCGACCGGGTGCTGGCGTTCTTCGAGGAGAAGCTGCGCGCCTGA
- a CDS encoding zinc-binding metallopeptidase family protein, with protein sequence MKAFRCRSCDNPLYFENSRCVSCGTRLGYSRDERLIVPVDDAGRYTAADGTPWWVCRNLTLSGCTWLAPVEGGQCFGCDLTRTRPNDDDAVGLRQFWAAERAKRHLVAELDVLGFPVVGKHQDPVDGLAFDLLSSVAESVTIGHADGVITIDLAESEASHREKLREQLDEPYRTMLGHFRHESGHYYEWQLVGTGERRARYRELFGDETRDYQAEIERHYAEGPPAGWEASYISGYATMHPFEDFAETWAHYLHICDTIETASEHGLTTVGTVTSFRHFRDVVVGIWVPLAIALNMINRSMGHDDLYPFVIPGPVLDKLEFVSTLAGAARRDGADA encoded by the coding sequence GTGAAGGCGTTCCGCTGTCGTAGCTGTGACAACCCGCTCTACTTCGAGAACTCCCGGTGCGTCTCGTGCGGCACCCGGCTGGGCTACTCCCGCGACGAGCGGCTGATCGTCCCCGTCGACGACGCCGGGCGCTACACCGCGGCGGACGGCACCCCGTGGTGGGTCTGCCGCAACCTCACCCTGTCGGGCTGCACCTGGCTGGCGCCGGTCGAGGGCGGGCAGTGCTTCGGCTGCGACCTGACCCGGACCCGGCCGAACGACGACGACGCCGTCGGGCTGCGCCAGTTCTGGGCCGCGGAGCGCGCCAAGCGCCACCTCGTCGCCGAGCTGGACGTGCTCGGCTTCCCGGTCGTCGGCAAGCACCAGGACCCCGTGGACGGGCTGGCCTTCGACCTGCTCTCGAGCGTCGCGGAGAGCGTGACGATCGGCCACGCGGACGGGGTGATCACCATCGACCTCGCCGAGAGCGAGGCCTCCCACCGGGAGAAGCTGCGCGAGCAGCTCGACGAGCCCTACCGCACCATGCTCGGCCACTTCCGCCACGAGTCGGGCCACTACTACGAGTGGCAGCTGGTCGGCACGGGCGAGCGGCGGGCGCGCTACCGCGAGCTGTTCGGCGACGAGACCCGCGACTACCAGGCCGAGATCGAGCGCCACTACGCCGAGGGACCGCCGGCGGGCTGGGAGGCGTCCTACATCTCCGGCTACGCCACCATGCACCCCTTCGAGGACTTCGCGGAGACCTGGGCGCACTACCTGCACATCTGCGACACGATCGAGACCGCCTCCGAGCACGGCCTGACCACCGTCGGCACCGTCACGTCGTTCCGCCACTTCCGCGACGTCGTGGTGGGGATCTGGGTGCCGCTGGCGATCGCGCTCAACATGATCAACCGCAGCATGGGCCACGACGACCTCTACCCGTTCGTGATCCCGGGGCCGGTCCTCGACAAGCTGGAGTTCGTCTCCACCCTCGCCGGAGCCGCCCGCCGCGACGGGGCGGACGCGTGA
- a CDS encoding Dps family protein codes for MTDISYTTPGLTTEQSQRTIELLQYRLAAYNDLHLTLKHVHWNVVGPNFIAVHEMIDPQVDLVRGYADEVAERIATMGGSPGGTTGDIAAVRDWDDYSLRRDTVGAHLGALDVVYRGVVTSNREGIEETEKLDPVTQDMLIAHTAELEKFQWFVRAHLENSGGQLSTTGATSETEAADASR; via the coding sequence GTGACCGACATCAGCTACACCACCCCCGGCCTGACCACCGAGCAGAGCCAGCGCACGATCGAGCTCCTGCAGTACCGGCTGGCGGCGTACAACGACCTCCACCTGACGCTCAAGCACGTGCACTGGAACGTCGTGGGGCCCAACTTCATCGCCGTCCACGAGATGATCGACCCGCAGGTCGACCTGGTCCGCGGGTACGCCGACGAGGTCGCCGAGCGGATCGCGACCATGGGCGGCTCGCCCGGTGGCACCACCGGCGACATCGCCGCCGTGCGCGACTGGGACGACTACTCGCTGCGGCGCGACACCGTGGGCGCCCACCTCGGGGCCCTGGACGTCGTCTACCGCGGCGTCGTCACCTCCAACCGCGAGGGCATCGAGGAGACCGAGAAGCTCGACCCGGTCACCCAGGACATGCTGATCGCGCACACCGCGGAGCTGGAGAAGTTCCAGTGGTTCGTCCGCGCCCACCTGGAGAACAGCGGCGGCCAGCTCTCGACCACCGGAGCGACCTCCGAGACCGAGGCGGCCGACGCCTCCCGCTGA
- a CDS encoding HpcH/HpaI aldolase/citrate lyase family protein, with protein MRSAKDFFAPLAVGAPTPLREIPTRPSRAIHFFDPSNPKMAAKVPDMVGSVDVLLGNLEDAVKADNKLAARQGLVEVARGTEGLGGPDSPTQLWTRVNALDSPWGLDDLTTLVTEIGDRLDVVMVPKVQGAEDIHYVDRLLAQLEAKAGLDRPILVHAILETARGMVNVEEICGASPRMQGLSLGPADLAADRRMKTTRVGGGHPGYLVRQDPLSSSPEDVARERATHQQDLWHYTIARMVDACAMHGIFPYYGPFGDIADVVACEDQFRNAFLLGCVGTWSLHPKQIAIAHRVFSPAPEDVAHARRVVEAMGDGTGAVMLDGKMEDDASLKQCLVMVELAEQLSAVDPELKQRYDAIGTGA; from the coding sequence ATGCGCAGCGCCAAGGACTTCTTCGCCCCCCTCGCGGTCGGTGCCCCCACCCCGCTCCGCGAGATCCCGACCCGGCCCAGCCGGGCGATCCACTTCTTCGACCCCAGCAACCCGAAGATGGCGGCGAAGGTGCCCGACATGGTGGGCTCGGTCGACGTGCTGCTCGGCAACCTCGAGGACGCCGTCAAGGCCGACAACAAGCTCGCCGCGCGGCAGGGCCTGGTCGAGGTCGCGCGCGGCACCGAGGGCCTCGGCGGCCCCGACAGCCCCACCCAGCTCTGGACCCGGGTCAACGCGCTCGACTCCCCCTGGGGCCTGGACGACCTCACCACCCTGGTCACCGAGATCGGCGATCGCCTCGACGTGGTGATGGTGCCCAAGGTGCAGGGCGCCGAGGACATCCACTACGTCGACCGACTGCTGGCCCAGCTCGAGGCCAAGGCCGGCCTGGACCGACCGATCCTGGTGCACGCGATCCTCGAGACGGCCCGCGGGATGGTCAACGTCGAGGAGATCTGCGGTGCCTCGCCCCGGATGCAGGGCCTCTCGCTGGGCCCGGCCGACCTGGCCGCCGACCGACGCATGAAGACGACCCGCGTGGGAGGCGGCCACCCGGGCTACCTGGTCCGGCAGGACCCCCTGTCCTCCAGCCCCGAGGACGTCGCCCGGGAGCGGGCCACGCACCAGCAGGACCTGTGGCACTACACCATCGCCCGGATGGTCGACGCCTGTGCGATGCACGGGATCTTCCCCTACTACGGGCCCTTCGGGGACATCGCCGACGTGGTGGCCTGCGAGGACCAGTTCCGCAACGCCTTCCTGCTCGGCTGCGTCGGCACCTGGTCGCTGCACCCCAAGCAGATCGCGATCGCCCACCGAGTCTTCTCCCCCGCCCCCGAGGACGTCGCGCACGCGCGCCGGGTCGTCGAGGCGATGGGTGACGGCACCGGCGCGGTCATGCTCGACGGCAAGATGGAGGACGACGCCTCCCTCAAGCAGTGCCTGGTGATGGTGGAGCTCGCCGAGCAGCTGTCGGCGGTCGACCCCGAGCTGAAGCAGCGCTACGACGCGATCGGGACGGGCGCCTGA
- a CDS encoding acyl-CoA dehydrogenase family protein — protein sequence MTHTPVPLSPLVLPPERAAVAERLVLRAQATAAAPDRVAAALDLARDLSTEVAPPALGDTARSWEVLATLGAVDLTVARAVEPHLDALAILDQARREGRPRPDDAAVAGATWGVYAAEGPERLRAEPDGDGWRLSGPKAWCSLAARVSHALVTAWVDDERRGLFAVELRGPGVRLDEDGPAWVARGLAEVVSTGLVMDGAAARAVGGPGWYLDRPGFAWGGAGVAAVWYGGAVGVARRLRAAATRREPDQVALLHLGAIDAALGGARALLAEAAAQADGAGGPAGRDGPAVVAARVRQGVADAAAEVLDRTGRALGPGPLATDEEHARRVADLELYLRQHHGERDLAQLGRLLLDQGSTSW from the coding sequence GTGACCCACACGCCCGTCCCGCTGTCCCCCCTCGTCCTCCCGCCGGAGCGGGCGGCCGTCGCGGAGCGCCTGGTGCTGCGTGCGCAGGCAACGGCCGCGGCGCCCGACCGCGTCGCCGCCGCGCTCGACCTGGCTCGCGACCTCAGCACCGAGGTGGCGCCGCCCGCGCTGGGGGACACGGCCCGCAGCTGGGAGGTGCTGGCGACCCTGGGCGCGGTCGACCTCACCGTCGCCCGCGCGGTCGAGCCGCACCTCGACGCGCTCGCGATCCTCGACCAGGCGCGCCGCGAGGGCCGGCCGCGCCCCGACGACGCCGCTGTGGCCGGCGCCACGTGGGGGGTGTACGCCGCGGAGGGTCCCGAGCGGCTCCGGGCCGAGCCGGACGGCGACGGCTGGCGGCTGAGCGGCCCCAAGGCGTGGTGCTCCCTCGCGGCCCGGGTCTCGCACGCGCTGGTGACGGCGTGGGTCGACGACGAGCGCCGCGGGCTCTTCGCGGTCGAGCTGCGCGGCCCCGGCGTGCGCCTGGACGAGGACGGCCCGGCCTGGGTCGCACGCGGGCTGGCGGAGGTGGTGAGCACCGGCCTGGTCATGGACGGCGCCGCCGCCCGGGCCGTGGGCGGCCCCGGGTGGTACCTCGATCGCCCCGGCTTCGCCTGGGGCGGGGCCGGCGTCGCGGCGGTCTGGTACGGCGGCGCCGTGGGCGTCGCGCGCCGGCTGCGGGCCGCCGCCACGCGCCGGGAGCCGGACCAGGTGGCGCTGCTGCACCTGGGGGCGATCGATGCGGCGCTGGGCGGGGCGCGGGCGCTGCTCGCCGAGGCGGCCGCGCAGGCCGACGGGGCCGGGGGACCCGCGGGCCGGGACGGGCCCGCCGTGGTCGCGGCCCGCGTCCGCCAGGGCGTGGCCGACGCCGCCGCCGAGGTGCTCGACCGGACCGGCCGCGCCTTGGGCCCGGGTCCGCTGGCGACCGACGAGGAGCACGCCCGCCGGGTGGCCGACCTGGAGCTCTACCTGCGCCAGCACCACGGCGAGCGGGACCTCGCGCAGCTGGGCCGGCTGCTGCTCGACCAGGGGTCGACGTCGTGGTGA
- a CDS encoding glycosyltransferase, whose product MSERLEGPAGGGPARLHVVVPARDEAALLPGMLASLDLAVRALARTAGPGSRRPVAVAATVVLDSCRDGSGEAVARAALAMPWLDSVTVALGRVGSVRAAGVEHARATAAGTPAGDLWVATTDADTRVPVDWLLGHVAAARAGVELLTGTVRPDELLVASQRRAWLAQHDLVEGHLHVHGANLGFTLAAYDAVGGFGALATGEDVDLVERLRRHGARSRATAAIPVTTSARLDGRAPAGFAAYLAEL is encoded by the coding sequence GTGAGCGAGCGCCTCGAAGGCCCCGCAGGGGGTGGCCCGGCACGCCTGCACGTGGTGGTGCCGGCCCGCGACGAGGCGGCGCTGCTGCCCGGCATGCTCGCCTCGCTCGACCTGGCCGTGCGGGCGCTGGCCCGCACCGCGGGCCCCGGGAGCCGGCGGCCCGTGGCCGTCGCGGCCACGGTCGTGCTCGACTCCTGCCGCGACGGGTCGGGCGAGGCCGTGGCGCGGGCCGCGCTCGCCATGCCCTGGCTGGACAGCGTCACCGTCGCGCTCGGGCGGGTCGGCAGCGTCCGCGCCGCCGGGGTCGAGCACGCCCGCGCCACGGCGGCGGGCACGCCCGCCGGGGACCTGTGGGTCGCGACCACGGACGCCGACACGCGGGTGCCGGTCGACTGGCTGCTCGGCCACGTCGCCGCGGCCCGGGCCGGGGTCGAGCTGCTGACCGGCACGGTGCGCCCCGACGAGCTGCTCGTGGCCTCGCAGCGACGGGCCTGGCTGGCCCAGCACGACCTCGTCGAGGGCCACCTGCACGTGCACGGCGCCAACCTCGGGTTCACGCTGGCGGCGTACGACGCGGTGGGCGGGTTCGGCGCGCTGGCGACGGGGGAGGACGTCGACCTCGTCGAGCGCCTGCGCCGCCACGGCGCGCGGTCCCGGGCCACGGCCGCCATCCCGGTCACGACCTCGGCACGCCTCGACGGTCGGGCGCCGGCCGGCTTCGCGGCGTACCTGGCCGAGCTGTGA
- a CDS encoding PIG-L family deacetylase: MVTPPEFTHVSEGTSARAWRHDERWASGEPLHLDGFSHVVVVAAHPDDESLGAGGLTALARSRGLAVTLVCATDGEGSHPGSTTTTPEQLALVRAAEAVAAARELGVDEDRLQRLGLPDGEVAAHQEELTRRLVETVGGPATDGRPALLVAPWRRDGHPDHEAAGRAAAAAARRTDAELWEFPVWFWHWGSPAEAPWEELRPLPLDGPAVQAKLRAVARHRSQVAPLSEAPGDETLLGPRLLEHFAGTVEHLVRTAGADCPDDSLDALHDEVADPWGAASRWYERRKRDLVLAALPRPRSRRVLEVGCSTGELAAALRARADAVVAVDRSPAALRAARERLADAPGLAPVEVRKLDVPDQWPDGTFDLVVVSEVGYFLSPRALDRLGRRIEASLDPDGVVVLCHWRHPVVGWALDGDDVHRRLEGRLGVPLRAAYADRDVEVRVHAADGSWPDPTR, translated from the coding sequence GTGGTGACCCCGCCGGAGTTCACCCACGTCTCCGAGGGGACCAGCGCCCGGGCCTGGCGCCACGACGAGCGCTGGGCCTCGGGCGAGCCGCTGCACCTCGACGGCTTCTCGCACGTCGTGGTGGTCGCGGCCCATCCCGACGACGAGTCGCTGGGCGCCGGCGGGCTCACGGCGCTGGCCCGGTCCCGGGGGCTCGCGGTCACGCTGGTGTGCGCCACCGACGGCGAGGGGTCCCACCCCGGGTCCACCACGACCACGCCCGAGCAGCTGGCCCTGGTCCGCGCGGCCGAGGCGGTGGCGGCGGCCCGGGAGCTCGGCGTCGACGAGGACCGGCTGCAGCGGCTGGGCCTGCCCGATGGCGAGGTGGCGGCCCACCAGGAGGAGCTGACCCGGCGGCTGGTCGAGACCGTGGGCGGTCCGGCCACCGACGGCCGGCCCGCGCTGCTGGTGGCCCCCTGGCGGCGCGACGGCCACCCCGACCACGAGGCCGCCGGGCGCGCGGCGGCCGCGGCGGCGCGGCGCACCGATGCCGAGCTGTGGGAGTTCCCGGTGTGGTTCTGGCACTGGGGCTCGCCTGCCGAGGCGCCGTGGGAGGAGCTGCGGCCGCTGCCGCTGGACGGCCCGGCGGTCCAGGCCAAGCTCCGCGCCGTCGCCCGGCACCGCAGCCAGGTCGCCCCGCTCTCGGAGGCCCCCGGCGACGAGACCCTGCTCGGCCCGCGGCTGCTGGAGCACTTCGCCGGGACGGTCGAGCACCTCGTCCGCACCGCCGGCGCCGACTGCCCCGACGACAGCCTCGACGCCCTGCACGACGAGGTGGCCGACCCGTGGGGAGCGGCGTCGCGGTGGTACGAGCGGCGCAAGCGCGACCTCGTGCTCGCCGCCCTGCCGCGACCCCGGTCGCGCCGGGTGCTGGAGGTGGGCTGCTCGACCGGGGAGCTCGCAGCGGCGCTGCGCGCGCGGGCCGACGCCGTGGTGGCGGTCGACCGGTCACCCGCGGCGCTGCGGGCGGCGCGCGAGCGGCTCGCCGACGCCCCGGGCCTGGCCCCGGTCGAGGTCCGCAAGCTCGACGTGCCCGACCAGTGGCCCGACGGGACCTTCGACCTGGTCGTGGTCTCCGAGGTCGGCTACTTCCTCAGCCCGCGGGCGCTCGACCGGCTGGGCCGGCGCATCGAGGCCTCCCTGGACCCCGACGGGGTGGTCGTGCTGTGCCACTGGCGCCACCCGGTGGTCGGCTGGGCCCTGGACGGCGACGACGTGCACCGCCGGCTGGAGGGCCGGCTCGGCGTCCCGCTGCGGGCGGCGTACGCCGACCGCGACGTCGAGGTCCGGGTGCACGCCGCCGACGGCTCGTGGCCGGACCCGACCCGGTGA